A segment of the Hydrogenimonas thermophila genome:
GGTTACTCTTGGTGGTGTTTCACTAAGCTCTGGAAAACGTCACCCTACAATTGAAAGCGGTGTAGTTATAGGTGCAGGAGCAAAAGTACTTGGAAACATTACTATTGGATACAACAGTAAAATAGGTGCAAACTCTGTTGTCATAAAATCTGTACCACCAGAATCAACAGCAGTTGGAATACCTGCCCGTGTAGTAACAAAAGGACGAGACAAAAGTCCTCTAAGCCACAACAAGCTTCCAGATATAAACAAAGAGCTGTTTGAGTATCTTCTAAAACGTGTAGCCGTCATTGAGCATATTTTAGCCCCAGAGCATAAAGAGTTACTAGAAGAAGATCAAAAACTTGATGAGATATACCAAGCATTCCTCAAATCTATGAAGTAGTACGACACAATGTTGTCATCCATATAAA
Coding sequences within it:
- the cysE gene encoding serine O-acetyltransferase, which encodes MEDINSVYKNDPAIHSRIEIFFNYPGVWAIANYRIANWLYKKGFRLIARMWMGISQIFTNIDIHPAATIGRRVFIDHGIGVVIGETAIIGDDVTIYQGVTLGGVSLSSGKRHPTIESGVVIGAGAKVLGNITIGYNSKIGANSVVIKSVPPESTAVGIPARVVTKGRDKSPLSHNKLPDINKELFEYLLKRVAVIEHILAPEHKELLEEDQKLDEIYQAFLKSMK